One genomic window of Augochlora pura isolate Apur16 chromosome 5, APUR_v2.2.1, whole genome shotgun sequence includes the following:
- the Rsph9 gene encoding radial spoke head protein 9 yields the protein MDCIKLLESLDIQGYAGICISTEHSQLLQNSLTILQKENHFRKCYYWGKIYGTRNDYHIAYGFKRDCMDGQMYYYSIDGFDWFLLPNADKCAQFLTPLAINKFEGDPSIVTNVYNVNPPFPPNEDPKKYYEGPIPKELKEEDRLAATVYFIREDAAVIPRGAWFKCSNGDVIENPSFEGLDSGDCTYLKSFLHARLPQQKWNTNLLTRPDYNYAVDFLDTIDLDVPQGRKARRRICDCCESGLSAANLLSENRARWQ from the exons atggATTGCATCAAGTTGTTGGAGAGTTTGGATATCCAAGGCTATGCTGGCATTTGCATTAGTACCGAGCATTCGCAATTGCTACAAAATTCGTTGACGATACTTCAGAAAGAGAATCATTTTCGGAAATGTTACTACTGGGGCAAAATCTATGGGACTCGGAACGATTATCATATCGCTTATGGATTTAAGAGGGATTGTATGGACGGgcaaatgtattattatag CATTGACGGTTTCGATTGGTTTCTTTTACCCAACGCGGACAAATGTGCCCAATTTTTAACTCCCCTCGcaattaacaaattcgaaGGTGATCCATCGATAGTTACAAACGTTTATAACGTGAATCCTCCATTCCCGCCAAACGAGGATCCGAAGAAGTATTATGAA GGCCCTATAccgaaagaattaaaagaagaagacagGCTAGCAGCTACggtgtattttattcgagaagACGCTGCGGTGATTCCACGTGGTGCATGGTTCAAATGTTCCAACGGCGACGTAATTGAAAATCCAAGTTTCGAAGGACTCGATTCTGGAGATTGTACTTACTTGAAGTCCTTTCTGCATGCGCGTCTTCCGCAACAAAAATGGAACACCAATTTGTTGACCAGGCCTGATTATAACTACGCAGTGGATTTTTTGGATACCATCGATCTGGACGTTCCGCAAG GACGTAAAGCCCGCAGAAGAATTTGCGACTGTTGTGAATCCGGCTTGTCGGCAGCGAATCTGTTGTCGGAGAATCGCGCGAGATGGCAGTAG
- the LOC144470152 gene encoding ankyrin repeat domain-containing protein 49: MSSSDEESDNLASIAEVRDYMLNMPRSERMQVSAWDDDDDGIEAERNAKDPDEKSVLEAAENGNLDNLRKLIAKNKHLLECRDKDGYTPLHRASYAGHVDIVEYLLQAGASTSSKTMDNWEPLHSACCWNNVECAAVLIANGADINAKSAGDQTPLHLVCASSHNSQALQLLLLHPDTNPKLVNSGQDTAEQIARRTGKYYPMFEIIEDCLNVI, translated from the exons ATGTCATCGTCCGATGAAGAAAGTGACAATTTAGCATCTATAGCAGAGGTTCGCGATTATATGTTGAACATGCCTCGAAGCGAACGCATGCAAGTCAGCGCTTGGGATGACGACGATGACGGAATAGAGGCTGAGCGGAATGCAAAAG ACCCCGATGAGAAAAGTGTTCTTGAAGCTGCCGAGAATGGTAACCTCGACAACCTGAGAAAATTAATAGCAAAAAACAAACACTTGTTGGAGTGCAGGGATAAGGATGGTTACACTCCTTTACATAGAGCTTCCTACGCTGGTCATGTAGATATTGTGGAG TACCTACTACAAGCCGGCGCGAGTACAAGTTCTAAAACTATGGACAATTGGGAACCACTGCATTCGGCTTGTTGTTGGAATAATGTGGAATGTGCTGCAGTCCTAATTGCAAACGGAGCAGACATTAATGCTAAAAGTGCAGGGGATCAAACTCCTTTGCATTTAGTATGCGCAAGCTCTCATAATTCTCAGGCATTGCAACTTTTACTTCTACATCCAGATACAAATCCCAAGTTGGTAAATTCTGGCCAAGATACTGCAGAACAAATTGCTAGGCGAACAGGAAAATACTACCCAATGTTTGAGATTATCGAGGACTGTTTAAACGTAATTTAA